A window of Solanum stenotomum isolate F172 chromosome 9, ASM1918654v1, whole genome shotgun sequence genomic DNA:
TCTGAAAAAGTTGGACTATATTTATAAAGgattaatttgaaagaactatTTTACCTTCTCAAGgtaaaaatgttataaatttaTGTACACATTATCTTTCACATACCAcacttataaaattatactgaatgtattattattattattgtcgtGGTTTTGGATTATATTTACAATTGGCCAAGAATGGATCTAAGTTCCGAACAAGTAGGCAATGACTCGGTTATGAAAGAACACGTCAGCAAATAGGCAACCATTGGTGAGCCACGTCATCATCATACGTGAGGCAAACGAATCCTCTTCGAAATTCAAACCACACAAATATCTCTTTTATATTACACGGAATTATTGGTTGACCTATTAACCACTTGATTTTATTtagtgaaaattaaaaaataaaaaatatcaaaagaatgTATTTTCCTACTAATTACCTACTCAAGAGAAATAATAATAGGTCCTCCACACTAAAATCTACTATTTTATATGAcatattcttttcctttttgtatattctaaaaatatgacacataatattttactatattaagaaataaaattagtttCTCTTCTTAAACTCAAAGGTCGTTGTTGGATGTTttttatacaattatctaaattttaaaattctccttttatttttgtgatataCCTTTATTAGCTAGCCACCGAAATATCACGATATATgtaaattaaatcataatattttatatatttcgaTAGTTTCTATTTCTTTATAAACTTTGTGTCTAATCAACCTAGATAGATATAACTTCTTTTGTAAGTTTTATTAGATACGTATATGTAGATATATgattaaaagtctttttttcttaattaaattttgtttcagttgtaatataaaatagtaataaaattagaCATGGGGACTATAATAACTAGTGCTTATATATAGATGAACTAGAGTATCATTTTAGTGATGTTATAGGGAaatcttatttctttttatcaacCACCTCCCCTTAGACTTTCATACACTTAAttctcctctttctttttcttcttttttctttcatttcttttcaaaaatgagTAACAACAGCAGCTTGGGCATGGTGGAATCCAAATTACCACCAGGATTTAGATTTCATCCAAGAGATGAAGAACTTATTTGTGATTACTTAATGAAGAAAGTTGATCAATCCACAGACCAACAACAATACCCTCTTCTCATAGAAGTTGACCTCAATAAATCCGAACCTTGGGAAATTCCTGGTACGTTTGTATTTCTTATAGAGAATCTCCTAATTTTTTCAGCGACTCAGATTTATTTCATTCACATCTTAAATATTAAGGgggttgattttttatttttttttttattttcaattgatcaCATACTTCTATGGTATATTATTGATCAAgagttcttgattattatttttctatatgaTTTTTTGTTTGTGCCACATAGTTGGGTTGTGGATGAAGTGATAGCTACCGGATTGGTCcaaagttttcatttttttgttactattttttGTGGATAAGAATATCATACACTGCTAATAATAATTGTGATTAGTcttaattagaaaataaaataaaattgtcttCTTCCTTAGCATTAACACTTAACAATTTTAACTTCCTTTATCCTTATTTGTTTGTTCACACTGCGTATGTTAAACGCTCTCAAAGTATTTCCACAATATAGCTTGACTTTCCTGTCTATAACCCAAAgtctttaatttaaattttcaaaataagtaaCCACAGAACATTTATTAGCATGGTCCTCCTACTTTATTTctctaatcttttttttttaatagaagaaattaaccgtcacataataataataatgaacactttttgctaaaaaattatattaaatctATAGaattaaccatttttttttatatgtatatgtataatagACGTTAAATTCTCTTTGTAAATTCTGATCAATTGTATTCATagagaataatatttttggatatgTGAGTGATATATGAGATATATACGAATTAATGGTTCTCATAAGGTTTCTCATTCAATTAACTTTTGTAGTAATTGACAGTATTGGCATATTGTGTTGAACCAAAAGATGGTGAAAGCGATAGAGATTAATGCAAATATTGATCAATTAACATACAACatgtcatatatatctcttaagTGACCATCTATCTATCTGGTGACTTGTCTCAACCACAAGCGTGTACATTTATACTCCAATTTAGAGAAAATTAAGTACAATTAGTTCTGGTCATAACTTTACCCCGTGTAATTTTAAATCTATCTTGTCAACAtcctcaatttttcttttgcCTTGATGGGTGTCTCGATCAGCTTATATCTatcttgattaattttattGGATATGTATCTTCAGGGATGGATTAAGGGTGGTGAGAGCGGATTCTCGAAAACCCAATTATTTTTGTGTAgatcatatattattttgagaaatattttaaatatataagtgACGTTAGTTGGGAACTCAATAACAAAGTAGTCACTTGGTCCAACAGTAGAAATGAAATTGCTACCCTCCTTAATGTGGGTTCAATCCCCTCTTCTTTTATTCCTGCTCTACCCCATCGGGGGATCAATAGAGTTCTCACTTATCTTTCTGTATGACTAAAATCTTCAACCTACCGGCTGATGGTGGGGTATGATTCCTCTTATACACGTATAataaagttttattattttttttagtttgaaattAGCTAGGAACTcattataaacttcaaaatatgGATCCACCTTCGTATTTTTCTGatacatatattaataaaagataACAGATACCTAATGAAATTAATCGAgctatttatgataatattttggAGATAGCAAATATATGTCCAATGAAATTAATCGAgctaactctgtccaccaaaaTTGATCACCTAGCTAGTAATTTTTGGCGTCGACTTAATTCCTTTATTGTAAgaatataattctttctttTACATTTCTATTTTCAAAGGAACAGTAATATACACTATACATCTAGGTTCTTTGAACTTTAAATTTCCCCATCAACATCTTTTACCTAAGCCATTTGCATAAATATGGCCCTCCAATAATTAATTATCTCCATTTTTGGATAGAGATTTTAGCACTTAACCCAAGCATAAAAGTTACGTTTATGGACAAAAAATGAGTGAGTCATGGTGGTGCCACAAATAATGgccattttttcaaaaataaaacaggTCCCCATCCCTTTTTATCATCATCTTCTTAATTTTCGATAATAGTACTATGAAATTGACATAttcctttttcctttcattttctcatccttttattatttgtttcttATGCTACTCAATCCTATCTTCTTTTGATACTTCATGATGCATGCCACTTTGAAACTTACTAGAAacaattaaccaaaaaatatcatattgaaCTATGTAATCATCTCATTTAAACGTTCAAACTATtagaaaacatattttttattattatgttgaaTTGTGGAGTACATTAGCTAAAAGATTAAAATGTTTAACTAATTAATCATTCTATACATAATATTTACAGAAGTGGCATGTGTTGGAGGCAAGGAGTGGTACTTCTACAGCCAACGTGACCGAAAATACGCGACGGGGCTCCGAACAAACAGAGCCACCGTATCTGGTTACTGGAAAGCCACCGGAAAAGATCGTGCAATAATCAGAAAAGGAAGTCTTGTAGGAATGaggaaaaccctagttttctaTCAAGGAAGAGCcccaaaaggaagaaaaagtgATTGGGTTATGCATGAATTCCGCCTTGATGAAGGTCCCCTTAgtaacattcgtcctcaaatttCTTCTCTCAAGGTACACAACTTTTTTTACTACGAGCTCAAATATTAGTAATTGAGTTCTGAATTTAATACTAtagatatatatacatgtatgattaattttttttattcaaatagtAAGTGTtcataaaatatcattttctcTAAGCGAAAACATGTACAATTAATTATCTTTGGAGTATATATGCTTAGAGAATATTATATCATATAGTACATACATAAAATTCTAtatatattcaacaaaaaaattgtataggtaaaaaaaaaaaaaaagtgaactaGTTCTTCTTTGGTCATACTTTTGCCGATAAAAGCATCATTTTGACGACTTGAAGCATTTAGGTCCATAAAAAGTTCATTAATTATTAtactaagaaaaaaatatatcataaaactataaaataaataaagtagaTAAAAGTAGTTTTCAATTGAGAGAACTGTCcattcatatatttaaaaaataaataaatttgatttgagAAATTGTGAAATAAGCATGAATTTAATTTGTCGTTATGAAAAATACAAGTATGTGGCTGTACATAATAAATGACAGTTCATATATATTTATGGCCCAAgataatgaatttaattatctaaattaACCTTTTCTCTTGGCCTACttatattatacaattgattaaTCCAATCGCTATAAATGCGGTTAAGTTCTTCTTGGAATCTTATTTAATATTCAACTGTAAACATCATTGGAAGTTTCTTCTATCATTTTAAGAATATGGTTTTATGAGTTATGACAAATATGTGaactattttatcttttaaaaactgTATTGGTAGTTGACCAACTTATAACAACTACTTTATGCAAAAGGTTAATACCTTAGTCATTTCACTTTTATGAATTATATATTCACTATATAtatcacaataataataaatctaGTATAATTTTATGTGAAGTTTGGAGAAGATAGAATATACAGTTACTTAACCTCTATCTTTGTGGGATAGTCTTTGACTAGATATAAACTTTAAAcgttaatttaaattatatatggaATAAGTAGTAGCTAGGAAATATAATAGAACATTATTGTTCTaatttgattaatgaatttgattCCTTGAAATCCTTGAAAGATTTGTAAACCAATgtatatactattattaaatTATGTCAAATTTTGTGAGACATATCTAGCACAATTATTGCGATATAATATGTTACTAATCAGTGCTActtaatgattaaaaaatatcTCATGACTCTTTCACAATCTATGTTTAATCAGAATAAATtccatttttcatgttttttttaagaTAACAACACAACCTAATTACCTAATCCCGTTGTCCTTGACCACGTCACgttatttcagaaaaataaacattttttttctcataaagcattaattaattacttggTGATAATGAATATTGTTAAAATTCATTTAGTATTATCcatatttatgaaatttgtcCTCTCATTCAGTATACTATTTTTACTTTGTAATTACAATTTAACGGACTATAGTATAAAgattattattcttttcttaatttagtTACATATTGTTAGTGTATAAAAGTTAAACGTCTTTCTCATTTTTCTGAAACAGGAGGATTGGGTATTATGCCGAGTATTTCACAAGAACAAGGAATTACTTGCTACCAAGCAAGGAATTGGAAGCAACAACATATACTACGATAACGATACAATAAGTTCTTCATCTCTACCACCATTAATGGATCCTTACATTACTTTCGACCAAATAAACCCTAACAACA
This region includes:
- the LOC125877086 gene encoding NAC domain-containing protein 21/22-like, with translation MSNNSSLGMVESKLPPGFRFHPRDEELICDYLMKKVDQSTDQQQYPLLIEVDLNKSEPWEIPEVACVGGKEWYFYSQRDRKYATGLRTNRATVSGYWKATGKDRAIIRKGSLVGMRKTLVFYQGRAPKGRKSDWVMHEFRLDEGPLSNIRPQISSLKEDWVLCRVFHKNKELLATKQGIGSNNIYYDNDTISSSSLPPLMDPYITFDQINPNNNINMNELYYEQVPCFSIFTPNQTFTSSHSHHLPATTTAIGSTPITTTYGGFPADIGNYLNATATSSTCDNKVIKAVLSHLSTKNNIMEGNSNNNIINPAQNIVNIKGGNSPSFGEGSSETSFLSEVGYPTIWNNY